Proteins from one Desulfonema limicola genomic window:
- a CDS encoding two-component regulator propeller domain-containing protein, with the protein MPTKTFPLFVIIIVQIISVLAKAGEPASPLTAGRHAVHKSFDVRKLRFNTVFETNQQIVSVIQDRDGFFWMATVNNGLLKFDGLSLKYYKKGPNSVSSDMLSAVYETRDGLIWIGTSGRGLNCYNKQTNTFTSYLSDPDDPATLSGNVIPIYSGQPIFEDSRGMLWVGTTTGLNKFNKDTGTFTRYMAAPEDPVSLSNDYVGAITEDTAGTLWIGTKGGLNKMDKTSGTFTRYQSNVTNPKSLSSDNITTMLADKEGLLWIGTQKGELNRFDPKTEKFTRYLHDPGNPNSMSKGEVQSLMEDERGLLWIGQILGDVGLTIFDKQTGTFIKYRAEHKNPASLSSNYIIRILRGSGTKRIWLFNWEGTCNIDVYDPELHKFTLHQGRPDNPNGLSGGDIIQFAQDLEKDNIFWIGSATVGLYRCDKAAGIWQQFAPDPNDPAAILSWNISAIFDDGSGALWLAYDDSMSRFDKQSGTCVKHYKSDPNDPASLPVTSRIGTIVGDKKYPYILWIATTGGLTRFDKRTGHFRNFPLKGVPWYVSIYEDAEGMLWLTTAGQGLIKFDKTLELIVAIYKHDPNDPASVSSDTLTDAIETSDGTFWISSADTGLSKFDKKTGIFTNYTPADGFPMSAGYAMLEDNIGNLWMAGAIGLLRFDLKTEEATLFTDNPGLQANLFYHGKLKARDGELWFGGANGANSFYPQDLKKNPFVPPVYITAIKQDNEEMRLPSAPEKTQAIQLDWHHNFFEFEFAALNYTIPEKNRYKYKLEGVDKDWYDAETRRFGRYAGIPDGSYTLRVIGSNNDCVWNEQGVSLLVTVVPPFWRIWWFRLLAGMAAVGIMIGCVLLRIRMVEAQKHHLEQVVAKRTHELAIAKEQAEAANHAKSAFLANMSHEIRTPMNAILGFSEILMTKITDSLYQNYLSVIHSSGSSLLSLINDVLDLSKVESGKMELCYEPVDIKTLIRETCQLFDNKIKEKAIKLKTELGNNIPDYLIMDSLRLRQILINLIGNAVKFTPSGFVRISAFCQDVHQETVGLNIEVADTGVGIQQDQLASIFEQFQQVHGQQYGGTGLGLAITKRMAEIMGGEITVESTINKGSIFRIAFSRVEISTMESAAESSKNDSGANVIFDPAVILVVDDVDYNRSLIIHYLEDFPFRMIQAANGKAALEQLQSQQADLILMDIRMSVMDGFKAAESIKGTESLKHIPVIAMTASVMKDEEEKIRICFDGFLSKPINRKRLIGELKKILPFKPAEMNDGSLVSETSEIKTASEQTMSHSPEIIAKLKNNIISEFERLGEFYYVDDIESFAGKLEKLSLEFDMELLMNYSRQLSEHAFNPDEIERILREIKNSYIVERVQKRRHRKKL; encoded by the coding sequence ATGCCCACCAAAACCTTCCCGCTTTTTGTGATCATCATCGTCCAGATTATCAGCGTCCTAGCCAAAGCCGGAGAGCCTGCATCCCCCCTCACCGCAGGCCGTCATGCTGTTCATAAATCCTTTGATGTCAGGAAACTCCGCTTTAACACCGTCTTTGAAACCAATCAGCAGATTGTGTCCGTGATCCAGGATCGGGACGGCTTCTTTTGGATGGCGACCGTCAATAACGGTCTGCTCAAATTCGATGGTCTGTCTCTCAAATATTACAAAAAAGGCCCAAATTCCGTTTCCTCTGATATGTTGTCTGCGGTATATGAAACACGGGATGGCCTGATTTGGATTGGGACAAGTGGCAGGGGACTCAATTGCTACAATAAGCAGACCAACACCTTTACCTCTTACCTCAGCGACCCCGACGACCCCGCGACTTTAAGCGGGAACGTCATTCCCATTTACTCAGGGCAACCGATTTTTGAAGACAGCCGGGGCATGCTGTGGGTGGGGACAACGACCGGGTTGAATAAATTTAACAAAGATACCGGAACATTCACCCGCTATATGGCTGCCCCTGAAGACCCCGTCAGTTTAAGCAATGACTATGTCGGAGCTATTACGGAGGATACCGCCGGAACCTTGTGGATCGGCACAAAGGGCGGTCTGAACAAAATGGATAAAACCAGCGGCACCTTTACCCGCTACCAAAGCAATGTCACAAATCCCAAGAGCCTCAGCAGTGATAATATCACGACCATGCTGGCAGATAAAGAGGGACTGCTGTGGATTGGCACGCAAAAGGGGGAATTAAACCGCTTTGACCCGAAAACAGAGAAGTTTACCCGTTATCTGCATGACCCGGGCAATCCGAACAGCATGAGCAAAGGGGAGGTGCAGTCTCTTATGGAAGATGAGCGGGGATTGTTGTGGATCGGCCAGATACTCGGAGACGTGGGCCTGACTATTTTCGATAAACAGACCGGCACCTTTATCAAATATCGCGCGGAACATAAGAATCCTGCCAGTCTCTCATCCAACTATATCATCAGAATCCTTCGGGGTTCCGGCACTAAACGAATCTGGCTGTTCAATTGGGAAGGCACCTGCAATATTGACGTGTATGATCCGGAGCTGCATAAATTTACCTTGCACCAGGGACGACCCGATAATCCCAATGGACTGTCAGGCGGTGATATTATCCAATTTGCACAGGACCTGGAGAAAGACAATATTTTCTGGATCGGCTCTGCGACAGTCGGCCTGTACCGCTGCGACAAAGCAGCGGGTATATGGCAGCAATTTGCTCCTGATCCCAATGACCCCGCTGCGATTTTATCATGGAATATATCGGCGATCTTTGATGATGGTTCAGGAGCATTATGGCTGGCCTATGATGACAGCATGAGCAGGTTTGATAAACAGAGCGGCACATGCGTCAAACATTATAAGTCCGACCCCAATGACCCTGCCAGCCTGCCGGTGACATCACGGATCGGCACGATTGTCGGGGATAAAAAATATCCCTATATTTTATGGATTGCGACCACCGGGGGATTGACCCGGTTTGATAAACGCACCGGACATTTCAGGAATTTTCCTTTAAAAGGCGTGCCCTGGTATGTGTCCATTTATGAGGATGCCGAGGGGATGTTGTGGTTGACGACGGCTGGGCAGGGTTTAATCAAATTTGATAAAACCCTCGAATTGATCGTTGCTATTTATAAACACGACCCCAATGATCCGGCCAGTGTGAGTTCAGATACACTGACCGATGCTATCGAAACCTCGGATGGGACATTCTGGATTTCTTCGGCGGATACTGGTCTGTCGAAATTTGATAAAAAGACTGGAATATTTACGAATTACACACCTGCTGATGGCTTCCCCATGTCTGCCGGATATGCAATGCTTGAGGATAATATAGGAAATCTGTGGATGGCCGGTGCCATCGGACTACTGCGCTTTGACCTCAAAACGGAAGAGGCGACCCTGTTCACCGACAATCCGGGCCTGCAGGCCAACCTTTTCTATCATGGCAAACTCAAAGCCCGTGATGGCGAATTGTGGTTTGGAGGCGCGAATGGGGCAAACAGCTTTTATCCCCAAGACCTGAAGAAAAATCCCTTTGTACCGCCCGTCTATATCACAGCTATCAAGCAGGACAATGAGGAAATGAGGCTGCCGTCCGCACCGGAAAAAACGCAGGCAATTCAACTGGATTGGCATCACAATTTTTTTGAGTTTGAATTTGCTGCATTAAACTACACCATCCCTGAGAAAAACCGCTACAAATACAAATTGGAAGGGGTGGACAAAGACTGGTACGATGCGGAAACGCGGCGGTTTGGCCGCTATGCAGGGATTCCAGACGGCAGTTATACATTGCGCGTAATCGGCTCAAATAATGACTGTGTGTGGAATGAGCAGGGAGTGTCTCTTCTCGTTACCGTAGTTCCCCCGTTCTGGCGCATATGGTGGTTCAGGTTATTGGCAGGTATGGCGGCAGTCGGAATTATGATCGGATGCGTACTGCTGCGCATCCGGATGGTTGAAGCCCAAAAGCACCATCTGGAACAGGTCGTAGCGAAACGCACGCATGAGCTGGCAATTGCCAAAGAGCAGGCGGAAGCAGCGAATCATGCCAAAAGTGCATTTCTCGCCAATATGAGTCATGAAATCCGAACCCCGATGAACGCTATTCTGGGATTCAGCGAAATTCTGATGACAAAAATCACGGATTCCCTGTATCAGAACTATTTGTCAGTTATTCACTCCAGCGGCAGCAGCCTCCTTTCATTAATCAACGATGTGCTTGATCTTTCCAAAGTTGAATCCGGGAAAATGGAATTATGTTATGAACCTGTTGATATCAAAACCCTGATCAGGGAAACCTGTCAGTTGTTTGACAATAAGATTAAAGAAAAGGCGATTAAACTGAAAACCGAACTCGGCAACAATATCCCTGATTATCTGATTATGGATTCGCTCCGGCTCAGACAGATATTGATCAACCTGATCGGAAATGCGGTGAAATTTACGCCATCCGGTTTTGTTCGTATTTCCGCATTCTGTCAGGATGTTCATCAGGAGACTGTCGGGCTGAATATTGAAGTGGCCGATACAGGTGTCGGAATTCAACAGGATCAACTGGCTTCAATTTTCGAACAATTTCAGCAGGTTCATGGACAACAATACGGCGGAACCGGATTGGGGCTTGCAATTACGAAACGAATGGCAGAAATCATGGGCGGGGAAATTACGGTTGAAAGTACGATAAATAAAGGCAGTATCTTCAGAATTGCTTTTTCCCGTGTCGAAATCAGTACGATGGAATCCGCTGCGGAAAGTTCCAAAAATGATTCCGGAGCAAATGTCATTTTTGATCCGGCTGTAATTCTCGTGGTTGATGATGTAGATTACAACAGATCGCTTATCATCCATTATCTTGAAGATTTCCCATTCAGAATGATTCAGGCAGCCAATGGCAAAGCAGCTTTGGAACAACTGCAATCGCAGCAGGCGGATCTAATCCTGATGGATATCCGGATGTCCGTTATGGACGGGTTTAAAGCCGCAGAAAGCATCAAAGGAACCGAATCTCTTAAACATATTCCGGTAATTGCAATGACAGCTTCTGTAATGAAAGATGAGGAAGAAAAAATCAGAATATGTTTTGACGGATTTCTGAGCAAACCCATCAATCGAAAACGGCTGATTGGGGAACTGAAAAAGATACTTCCCTTCAAACCCGCTGAGATGAATGATGGTTCTCTCGTATCCGAAACATCCGAAATCAAAACCGCTTCAGAACAGACAATGAGCCATTCTCCTGAAATTATTGCTAAACTAAAAAACAATATTATATCAGAATTTGAAAGATTAGGTGAATTCTATTATGTTGATGATATTGAATCCTTTGCAGGAAAACTGGAAAAATTATCTCTTGAATTCGATATGGAGCTGCTGATGAATTACAGCCGTCAGTTGTCTGAACATGCATTTAATCCTGATGAAATCGAAAGAATTTTAAGAGAAATTAAAAACAGTTACATTGTTGAGCGTGTTCAGAAACGGCGACATAGAAAAAAACTTTAA